One window of the Pseudomonas sp. S04 genome contains the following:
- the purU gene encoding formyltetrahydrofolate deformylase produces MRTFRLVIACPDGVGIVAKVSNFLASHNGWITEASHHSDNLSGWFFMRHEIRADSLPFGLEAFREAFAPIAEEFSMNWRITDTAQKKRVVLMASRESHCLADLLHRWHSDELDCEISCVISNHNDLRSMVEWHGIPYYHVPVDPQNKEPAFAEVSRLVKQHDAEVVVLARYMQILPPELCSEYAHKVINIHHSFLPSFVGAKPYHQASMRGVKLIGATCHYVTEELDAGPIIEQDVVRVSHSDSIEDMVRFGRDVEKMVLARGLRYHLEDRVLVHGNKTVVF; encoded by the coding sequence ATGCGCACTTTTCGGCTAGTGATCGCTTGCCCGGACGGCGTCGGCATCGTTGCTAAGGTCAGTAACTTTCTGGCGTCACACAATGGCTGGATCACTGAAGCGAGCCATCACTCGGACAATCTCAGTGGCTGGTTCTTCATGCGTCACGAAATTCGGGCCGACTCCTTGCCGTTTGGTCTGGAGGCCTTTCGTGAGGCGTTTGCCCCGATCGCCGAAGAGTTCTCGATGAACTGGCGTATCACCGACACCGCGCAGAAAAAACGCGTGGTGTTGATGGCCAGCCGTGAATCCCACTGCCTGGCCGACCTGCTGCACCGCTGGCACAGCGACGAGCTGGACTGCGAAATTTCCTGTGTGATCTCCAACCACAACGACCTGCGCAGCATGGTCGAGTGGCACGGCATTCCTTACTACCATGTGCCGGTGGATCCGCAGAACAAAGAGCCGGCGTTTGCCGAAGTGTCGCGCCTGGTCAAACAGCACGATGCTGAAGTGGTGGTGCTGGCGCGCTACATGCAAATCCTGCCGCCTGAGCTGTGCAGCGAGTACGCGCACAAGGTGATCAACATCCACCACAGCTTCCTGCCGTCGTTCGTGGGGGCCAAGCCTTACCACCAGGCGTCGATGCGTGGTGTGAAGCTGATTGGCGCCACTTGCCACTACGTCACCGAAGAGCTGGACGCCGGTCCGATCATCGAGCAGGACGTGGTGCGCGTCAGCCACAGCGATAGCATCGAAGACATGGTGCGTTTCGGCCGTGACGTCGAGAAGATGGTGTTGGCCCGCGGCCTGCGCTATCACCTGGAAGACCGCGTGCTGGTGCATGGCAACAAGACCGTGGTGTTCTGA
- a CDS encoding methyl-accepting chemotaxis protein: MLNSDEQSSRTNSVAAAINQLGAATQEIARNAAQASHQASDARSLAEDGQQVVDRSIAAMNQLSSMLSASSSNIESLNSKTVNIGQILEVITSISQQTNLLALNAAIEAARAGEAGRGFAVVADEVRNLAHRTQESAQQVQTMIEELQVGARESVSTMGDSQRHSQDSVEIANLAGERLNSVTLRIGEIDGMNQSVATATEEQTAVVESINVDITEINTLNQEGVENLQSTLRACSDLEQQAARLKQLVGSFRI; encoded by the coding sequence ATGCTCAACAGCGATGAACAATCGAGCCGCACCAACAGCGTCGCGGCCGCCATCAACCAGTTGGGCGCCGCCACCCAGGAAATCGCGCGCAACGCCGCGCAAGCATCGCACCAGGCCAGCGATGCCCGCAGCCTGGCCGAGGATGGCCAGCAAGTGGTCGATCGCAGCATCGCCGCGATGAATCAACTGTCGAGCATGCTCAGCGCTTCCAGCAGCAACATCGAGTCGCTCAACAGCAAGACCGTGAACATCGGGCAGATTCTCGAAGTGATCACCAGCATCTCCCAGCAAACCAACCTGCTGGCGCTCAACGCGGCGATCGAGGCCGCACGGGCCGGTGAGGCCGGACGCGGTTTTGCAGTGGTGGCCGATGAGGTGCGCAACCTGGCGCACCGCACCCAGGAGTCGGCGCAACAGGTGCAGACCATGATCGAGGAGCTGCAGGTCGGCGCCCGCGAGTCGGTCAGCACCATGGGCGACAGCCAGCGCCATAGCCAGGACAGCGTGGAGATCGCCAACCTCGCCGGGGAGCGCCTGAATAGCGTGACCCTGCGCATTGGCGAGATTGACGGCATGAACCAGTCGGTGGCCACGGCCACCGAGGAACAGACTGCCGTGGTGGAGTCGATCAACGTGGACATCACCGAGATCAACACCCTCAATCAGGAAGGTGTGGAAAACCTGCAGTCGACCTTGCGGGCCTGCTCCGACCTGGAACAACAGGCGGCGCGCCTCAAGCAACTGGTGGGCAGTTTCCGTATCTGA
- a CDS encoding stage II sporulation protein M has protein sequence MKQSQFEIRHQAHWQQFAHRLDLLERGKASAEEARAFPRDYRRLCQHLALAQERGYSSYLVDPLQHLVLRGHQQLYRHRSHLGAQLLAFVLAGFPRLVREQWPFVLAAGLLFFGSLLGTALLVYLFPDLVYSIMPGDQVAQMQGMYDPAAGHLGRDTERAASDNWVMFGYYIMHNIGIAFQTFASGLLFGLGSVFFLMFNGLLIGAIAGHLTRIGYGESFWSFVVGHGAFELSAIALAGAAGLQLGWALIAPGRLPRGEALRLAARKSVLMICGVMLFLLIAAFIEAYWSARTGPAPLRKYLVGAALWLLVGLYLFGAGRGRHAPE, from the coding sequence ATGAAGCAAAGCCAGTTCGAAATCCGCCATCAAGCCCACTGGCAGCAGTTCGCCCACCGGCTCGATCTACTGGAGCGCGGCAAGGCCAGCGCCGAGGAGGCCCGCGCATTCCCCAGGGACTATCGGCGCCTGTGCCAACACCTGGCGCTGGCGCAGGAGCGCGGCTACAGCAGTTACCTGGTCGACCCCTTGCAGCACCTCGTGCTGCGCGGACACCAGCAGTTGTACCGCCATCGCAGCCACCTCGGCGCCCAGTTGCTAGCCTTTGTCCTGGCCGGCTTTCCGCGCCTGGTGCGTGAGCAATGGCCGTTCGTGCTGGCGGCCGGCTTGTTGTTTTTCGGCTCGCTGCTGGGCACCGCCTTGTTGGTGTACCTGTTTCCCGACCTGGTCTACAGCATCATGCCGGGCGATCAGGTCGCGCAGATGCAAGGTATGTACGACCCGGCCGCCGGACACCTGGGCCGCGACACCGAGCGCGCCGCCAGCGATAACTGGGTGATGTTCGGCTACTACATCATGCACAACATCGGCATAGCCTTTCAGACCTTCGCCAGCGGCCTGCTGTTTGGCCTGGGCAGTGTGTTTTTCCTGATGTTCAACGGGCTGCTGATCGGGGCCATCGCCGGCCACCTGACGCGCATCGGCTACGGCGAAAGCTTCTGGTCGTTCGTCGTCGGCCACGGTGCCTTTGAACTCAGCGCCATCGCCCTGGCCGGTGCGGCGGGCTTGCAACTGGGCTGGGCGCTGATCGCCCCCGGGCGGCTACCCCGTGGTGAAGCCCTGCGCCTGGCCGCGCGCAAGAGCGTGCTGATGATTTGCGGGGTGATGCTGTTCCTGCTGATTGCTGCGTTCATCGAGGCCTATTGGTCGGCACGCACTGGGCCGGCGCCGCTGAGAAAATACCTGGTAGGGGCGGCCCTGTGGTTACTGGTGGGGCTCTACCTGTTCGGTGCGGGACGGGGTCGCCATGCGCCTGAATGA
- a CDS encoding RDD family protein, whose amino-acid sequence MIPTSALPRKAPLPPPLDTRYQVETPEGIDLPLRPAGLPPRALAFAIDLGLRALVLGLLFLGLGFLGKLGMGLGSLLLFVVSWWYMVLFEVLNQGRSPGKQLLGLRVVQDDGTPVGWSASLIRNLLRFVDMLPLGYALGAISCLQHPTFKRLGDMAAGTLVIYREQPVQRPQLPAAQPLRAPFTLSLNEQRAVLGFAERQAQLSSARVTELATLLAEPLQVAPTQAVAELNGIARGLLGPT is encoded by the coding sequence ATGATCCCTACCTCAGCACTGCCAAGGAAAGCACCGCTGCCCCCGCCTCTGGATACGCGGTACCAGGTCGAAACGCCCGAAGGCATCGACTTGCCACTGCGCCCGGCCGGGTTGCCGCCCCGCGCCCTGGCATTTGCCATCGACCTTGGGCTGCGCGCCCTGGTACTGGGCCTGCTGTTCCTCGGCCTGGGGTTTCTCGGCAAGCTGGGTATGGGGCTGGGCTCGCTGCTGCTGTTTGTCGTCAGTTGGTGGTACATGGTGCTGTTCGAAGTCCTCAACCAAGGCCGTTCGCCCGGAAAACAACTGCTGGGATTGCGCGTGGTGCAGGACGACGGTACCCCGGTCGGCTGGTCGGCCTCGCTGATCCGCAACTTACTGCGGTTCGTCGATATGCTGCCCCTGGGCTACGCCCTGGGCGCCATTAGTTGCCTGCAGCATCCGACCTTCAAGCGCCTGGGCGACATGGCCGCCGGCACCCTGGTGATCTATCGCGAACAGCCGGTACAGCGCCCGCAGTTGCCAGCCGCCCAGCCCCTGCGCGCGCCTTTTACCTTGAGCCTGAATGAGCAACGCGCAGTGCTGGGTTTTGCCGAACGCCAGGCGCAGCTTTCCAGCGCACGGGTCACTGAACTGGCGACGCTGCTCGCCGAGCCGCTGCAGGTCGCGCCGACGCAGGCAGTCGCCGAGCTCAATGGCATCGCCCGTGGCTTGTTGGGGCCGACATGA
- the mvaT gene encoding histone-like nucleoid-structuring protein MvaT: MSLINEYRATEEAIKELQARLKNLSQDDKLQTELEFEGKLRTLMGEYSKSLRDIIALLDPESKVKAPRGAVKTTGTKRARKVKQYKNPHNGEVIETKGGNHKTLKEWKAKWGGDVVEGWATLLG, translated from the coding sequence ATGTCCCTGATCAACGAATACCGCGCCACCGAAGAAGCTATCAAAGAGCTGCAAGCCCGTTTGAAGAACCTGTCCCAAGACGACAAACTGCAAACCGAGCTGGAATTCGAAGGCAAACTGCGCACCCTGATGGGCGAATACTCCAAATCCCTGCGCGATATCATCGCCCTGCTGGATCCGGAATCTAAAGTTAAAGCCCCACGCGGCGCAGTGAAAACTACCGGCACCAAGCGTGCACGCAAGGTTAAACAATACAAGAACCCGCACAACGGCGAAGTCATCGAAACCAAAGGTGGCAACCACAAGACTCTGAAAGAGTGGAAAGCCAAGTGGGGCGGCGACGTGGTTGAAGGCTGGGCAACCCTGCTGGGCTAA
- a CDS encoding DUF721 domain-containing protein codes for MAFRPLTARAPAVLLREAKPLKAIFGHAQRLGHLQRLLESQLQPAAREHCHVASWREGSLLLIVTDGHWATRLRYQQKRLQRQLQAFDEFASLTRILFKVQPPTVQQGAAGHTMDLSSDAAATIQATADGITDPNLRAALERLAAHAKPKA; via the coding sequence ATGGCATTTCGCCCTCTTACGGCCAGAGCACCCGCCGTTCTGCTACGCGAAGCCAAACCGTTAAAAGCCATATTTGGCCACGCACAACGCCTCGGTCATCTGCAGCGCTTGCTCGAAAGCCAATTACAGCCGGCAGCCCGCGAACATTGCCACGTCGCCTCCTGGCGCGAAGGCAGCCTGCTGTTGATCGTCACCGACGGACACTGGGCCACCCGCTTGCGCTACCAGCAAAAACGCCTGCAACGTCAATTGCAGGCCTTCGACGAGTTCGCCAGCCTGACGCGGATTCTGTTCAAGGTTCAACCGCCCACCGTGCAGCAAGGAGCGGCCGGCCACACCATGGACCTGTCCAGCGACGCGGCGGCCACCATCCAGGCCACGGCCGACGGGATTACCGACCCCAATCTGCGAGCAGCCCTGGAGCGCCTGGCGGCACACGCCAAGCCCAAGGCCTGA
- a CDS encoding helicase HerA-like domain-containing protein, with the protein MPDSLKLVIGADLQGQPIAQAMRLANRHGLVAGATGTGKTVTLQRLAEAFSDAGVAVFAADIKGDLCGLGAVGNPQGKVAERIAGMPWLNYQPAAYPVTLWDIHGQSGHPLRTTLSEMGPLLLGSLLELTDSQQSALYAAFKVADREGLLLLDLKDLKALLNHLKDNPELLGDDAALMTTGSSQALLRRLATLEQQGAEALFGEPALQLQDILAPASDGRGRIHLLDASRLVHEAPKVYATFLLWLLAELFEQLPERGDAEKPLLALFFDEAHLLFAGTPKALQERLEQVVRLIRSKGVGVYFVTQSPGDLPDDVLAQLGLRIQHGLRAFTAKEQKSLKAVADGFRPNPAFSALQVLTDLGIGEALVGTLQEKGTPEMVQRVLVAPPQSRIGPLSEAERAALIASSPLVGRYDKPIDRESAYEVLVGRKGLAPEAEAVPDKPAAEEPSFTEQAGEFLGTAAGQALKSAMRQAANQLGRQLVRGLMGSLLGGSKRR; encoded by the coding sequence ATGCCTGATTCATTAAAACTCGTTATTGGTGCCGACCTTCAGGGCCAGCCGATTGCCCAGGCCATGCGCCTGGCCAACCGCCACGGATTGGTGGCGGGTGCCACCGGGACCGGGAAGACCGTCACCCTGCAACGCCTGGCCGAGGCGTTCAGTGATGCCGGGGTCGCGGTGTTTGCCGCTGACATCAAGGGCGACCTCTGCGGGCTGGGGGCGGTGGGTAATCCCCAGGGCAAGGTGGCCGAGCGGATTGCCGGCATGCCATGGCTCAACTACCAGCCGGCGGCCTATCCAGTGACGTTGTGGGATATCCACGGGCAGTCTGGTCATCCGTTGCGTACAACCTTGAGTGAAATGGGCCCGTTGTTGCTCGGCAGCCTGCTGGAGTTGACGGACAGCCAGCAGTCGGCGCTGTATGCCGCCTTCAAGGTGGCCGATCGCGAGGGCTTGTTGCTGCTCGACCTCAAGGATCTCAAGGCCCTGCTCAACCACCTCAAGGACAACCCCGAACTGCTTGGCGATGACGCCGCCCTGATGACCACCGGTTCCAGTCAGGCGCTGTTGCGGCGCCTGGCCACCTTGGAGCAGCAGGGTGCCGAGGCGCTGTTCGGCGAGCCGGCGTTGCAACTGCAGGACATCCTCGCCCCGGCCAGCGATGGTCGCGGGCGCATCCATCTGCTGGACGCCAGCCGCCTGGTGCATGAGGCGCCGAAGGTCTACGCGACCTTCCTGCTGTGGTTGCTGGCCGAACTGTTCGAGCAACTGCCGGAGCGCGGCGACGCCGAGAAACCGCTGCTGGCGTTGTTTTTCGATGAGGCGCACTTGCTCTTTGCCGGCACGCCCAAGGCCTTGCAGGAACGTTTGGAGCAGGTGGTGCGGTTGATCCGTTCCAAGGGCGTGGGGGTGTATTTCGTCACCCAGTCGCCGGGCGACTTGCCGGATGACGTGCTGGCCCAGCTGGGTTTGCGCATCCAGCACGGGTTGCGGGCATTTACCGCCAAGGAGCAGAAATCCCTGAAGGCGGTGGCGGACGGTTTCCGCCCCAACCCGGCGTTCAGCGCCCTGCAAGTGCTGACCGACCTGGGGATTGGCGAGGCATTGGTCGGGACCCTGCAAGAGAAGGGCACGCCGGAGATGGTCCAGCGGGTGCTGGTGGCGCCGCCGCAATCGCGTATCGGGCCATTGAGCGAAGCTGAACGTGCCGCGCTGATTGCCAGCTCACCGTTGGTCGGGCGTTACGACAAGCCGATCGACCGCGAGTCGGCCTATGAAGTGCTGGTGGGGCGCAAGGGCCTGGCGCCGGAGGCCGAGGCCGTGCCGGACAAGCCGGCGGCAGAGGAGCCGAGCTTCACTGAGCAGGCCGGCGAGTTTCTCGGCACCGCCGCCGGGCAAGCGCTGAAGTCGGCGATGCGCCAGGCGGCTAACCAGTTGGGCCGGCAGTTGGTGCGCGGGTTGATGGGATCGTTACTGGGGGGCAGCAAGCGTCGCTGA
- the sbcB gene encoding exodeoxyribonuclease I: MTSIFWYDYETTGITPRCDRPLQVAGIRTDFELNEIDAPVNLYCQPSDDILPHPAACAITGITPSRLAEQGLSEADFMTRVHAQLAAPGTCGAGYNTLRFDDEMTRYSLYRNFFDPYAREWQGGNSRWDLIDVVRAAYALRPDGIVWPQEEGRVTLKLERLTAANGLDHGQAHEALSDVRATIALARLIRDRQPKLYDWLFKLRSKQKVMDQIRLLQPMVHISGRFSAERSYVGVVLPLAWHPRNRNALIVCDLHLDPEGLLADDVETLRQRLYTRHADLPEGALAVPLKLIHINRCPVVAPLSVLRAEDQQRLQLDMALYQARALRLSDAQELWRDKVPAIYALDDFTPSDDPEQQLYDGFIGDRDRRLCEQVRAADPQQLAQEQWPFDDERLPELLFRYRARNFPETLNEQEQERWKLFCQQRLSDARWGAPNTVQAFDQACEQWSQNAAGGTLEVLQEWREYVALLRKRLDI; the protein is encoded by the coding sequence GTGACCTCTATCTTCTGGTACGACTACGAAACCACCGGGATCACCCCGCGCTGCGACCGCCCGCTGCAAGTGGCCGGGATCCGCACCGACTTCGAACTCAACGAGATCGATGCACCGGTCAATCTCTACTGTCAGCCCAGCGACGACATCCTGCCGCATCCGGCCGCCTGCGCGATCACCGGGATCACCCCGAGTCGCCTGGCCGAGCAAGGTTTGAGCGAGGCGGATTTCATGACCCGGGTGCATGCCCAACTGGCAGCCCCGGGGACCTGCGGCGCCGGTTACAACACCTTGCGTTTCGACGATGAAATGACGCGCTACAGCTTGTACCGCAATTTTTTCGACCCCTATGCTCGCGAATGGCAGGGCGGTAACAGCCGCTGGGACCTGATCGACGTGGTGCGTGCGGCCTATGCATTACGCCCGGACGGCATCGTCTGGCCGCAGGAAGAAGGGCGTGTCACGCTCAAGCTCGAACGCCTGACGGCCGCCAACGGCCTGGACCATGGCCAGGCCCACGAAGCCTTGTCCGATGTGCGCGCCACCATTGCCCTGGCGCGGCTGATTCGTGACCGGCAGCCCAAGCTCTATGACTGGCTGTTCAAGTTGCGCAGCAAACAAAAAGTCATGGACCAGATTCGCCTGCTGCAACCGATGGTGCATATCTCCGGGCGCTTTTCTGCCGAGCGCAGTTATGTGGGCGTCGTCCTGCCGCTGGCCTGGCATCCGCGCAATCGTAATGCACTGATTGTCTGCGACCTGCACCTGGACCCCGAGGGCCTGCTGGCAGATGACGTCGAAACCCTGCGTCAGCGCCTGTACACCCGCCATGCGGATTTGCCCGAGGGGGCGCTTGCGGTGCCGCTCAAACTGATTCACATCAACCGCTGCCCGGTAGTGGCGCCGTTGTCGGTATTGCGGGCCGAGGATCAGCAACGACTGCAATTGGACATGGCGCTGTATCAGGCGCGGGCGCTGCGGCTAAGTGACGCACAGGAACTTTGGCGAGATAAAGTTCCAGCCATTTATGCCCTGGACGACTTCACCCCCAGCGATGACCCTGAGCAACAGTTGTACGATGGTTTCATTGGTGACCGTGACCGACGTTTATGCGAGCAAGTGAGAGCGGCCGACCCACAGCAATTAGCGCAAGAACAATGGCCGTTCGATGATGAACGTTTACCGGAATTATTATTTCGATATCGCGCGCGCAACTTCCCCGAGACCTTGAATGAACAGGAGCAAGAACGCTGGAAATTATTTTGCCAGCAGCGTTTGAGCGATGCTCGATGGGGAGCGCCCAATACCGTGCAGGCATTTGATCAAGCCTGCGAGCAATGGTCGCAGAATGCCGCGGGCGGAACGCTTGAGGTTCTGCAGGAATGGCGCGAGTACGTGGCGTTATTGCGCAAACGTTTGGATATTTGA
- the secA gene encoding preprotein translocase subunit SecA: MFAPLLKKLFGSKNEREVKRMLKTVQLVNAFEERMVALSDDQLRAKTDEFKARFAKGETLDKLLPEAFAVAREAGKRVMGMRHFDVQLIGGMTLHEGMIAEMRTGEGKTLVATLGVYLNALSGKGVHVVTVNDYLARRDANWMRPLYEFLGLTVGVVTPFQPPEEKRAAYACDITYGTNNEFGFDYLRDNMAFSMEEKFQRELNFAVIDEVDSILIDEARTPLIISGQAEDSSKLYIEINKLIPQLELHVEEVEGVVTKAGHYSVDEKTRQVELNEAGHQYIEEVLTRIGLLAEGESLYSAHNLGLLTHVYAGLRAHKLFHRNIEYIVQDGQVVLVDEHTGRTMPGRRLSEGLHQAIEAKENLNIQAESQTLASTTFQNYFRLYNKLSGMTGTADTEAFEFHQIYGLQVMVIPPNKPLARKDYNDLVFLTADEKYAAIVTDIKESMAAGRPVLVGTATIETSEHMSRLLDKEGIEHKVLNAKFHEKEAEIIAQAGRPGALTIATNMAGRGTDILLGGNWEVEVASLENPTPEQIAQIKADWQKRHQQVLESGGLQVIASERHESRRIDNQLRGRAGRQGDAGSSRFYLSLEDSLMRIFASDRVKNFMKALGMQPGEAIEHRMVTNAIEKAQRKVEGRNFDIRKQLLEFDDVNNEQRKVIYHMRNTLLAADNIGETIADFRQDVLNATVSAHIPPQSLPEQWDVAGLEAELESGFGVKLPIQQWLDEDDHLYEETLREKLMQELIAAYNEKEDQAGAEALRTFEKQIVLRVLDDLWKDHLSTMDHLRHGIHLRGYAQKNPKQEYKRESFTLFSELLDSIKRDSIRVLSHVQVRREDPIEEEQRLRQEAEALAARMQFLHDEAPGLEQPELLGEEVDVALATAPVRNEQKLGRNELCYCGSGKKFKHCHGQIQ, translated from the coding sequence ATGTTTGCGCCTTTGTTAAAGAAACTTTTTGGAAGCAAGAATGAGCGTGAAGTCAAACGCATGCTCAAGACGGTGCAACTCGTCAATGCCTTCGAAGAGCGAATGGTGGCCCTTTCGGACGATCAATTGCGTGCCAAGACAGACGAGTTCAAGGCCCGCTTCGCCAAAGGGGAGACCCTCGACAAGCTGCTGCCAGAGGCCTTTGCGGTAGCCCGCGAAGCCGGCAAGCGCGTCATGGGCATGCGCCACTTCGACGTCCAGTTGATCGGCGGCATGACCTTGCACGAAGGCATGATTGCCGAAATGCGTACCGGTGAAGGCAAGACCCTGGTGGCGACACTGGGCGTTTACCTCAACGCACTGTCCGGCAAAGGCGTGCACGTGGTCACGGTGAACGACTACCTGGCCCGCCGCGATGCCAACTGGATGCGTCCGCTCTATGAATTCCTCGGCCTGACGGTCGGCGTGGTCACGCCGTTCCAGCCGCCGGAAGAAAAGCGCGCGGCCTACGCCTGCGACATCACCTACGGCACCAACAACGAATTCGGTTTCGACTACCTGCGCGACAACATGGCGTTCAGCATGGAAGAAAAATTCCAGCGCGAACTCAATTTTGCCGTGATCGACGAAGTCGACTCGATCCTCATCGACGAAGCCCGTACCCCACTGATCATTTCCGGTCAGGCCGAAGACAGCTCCAAGCTCTACATCGAGATCAACAAGCTGATCCCGCAACTGGAGCTGCATGTCGAGGAAGTGGAAGGCGTCGTCACCAAGGCCGGTCACTACAGCGTCGACGAGAAGACCCGCCAGGTCGAACTCAACGAAGCCGGTCACCAATACATCGAAGAAGTGCTGACCCGCATCGGCCTGCTGGCTGAAGGCGAGAGCCTGTACTCGGCGCACAACCTGGGTCTGTTGACCCACGTGTATGCCGGCCTGCGCGCGCACAAGCTGTTCCACCGCAACATCGAATACATCGTGCAGGATGGCCAGGTAGTCCTGGTCGACGAACACACCGGCCGTACCATGCCGGGCCGTCGTTTGTCCGAAGGCCTGCACCAGGCCATCGAGGCCAAGGAAAACCTGAACATCCAGGCCGAGAGCCAGACCCTGGCATCGACCACCTTCCAGAACTACTTCCGTCTGTACAACAAACTGTCCGGCATGACCGGTACAGCCGACACCGAAGCGTTCGAATTCCATCAGATCTATGGCCTGCAGGTCATGGTCATCCCGCCGAACAAGCCGCTGGCGCGTAAAGACTACAACGACCTGGTGTTCCTCACCGCGGACGAGAAGTACGCCGCCATCGTCACCGACATCAAGGAAAGCATGGCCGCGGGGCGCCCGGTTCTGGTGGGCACCGCGACCATCGAAACTTCCGAGCACATGTCGCGCCTGCTCGATAAGGAAGGCATCGAGCACAAGGTTCTGAACGCCAAGTTCCACGAAAAGGAAGCCGAGATCATTGCCCAGGCCGGTCGCCCAGGCGCGCTGACCATTGCCACCAACATGGCCGGTCGTGGTACCGACATCCTGTTGGGCGGTAACTGGGAAGTGGAAGTGGCTTCCCTGGAAAACCCGACGCCGGAACAGATCGCCCAGATCAAGGCCGACTGGCAGAAGCGTCACCAGCAAGTGCTCGAGTCGGGCGGCCTGCAGGTGATTGCCTCGGAACGTCACGAATCGCGCCGTATCGACAACCAGTTGCGTGGTCGTGCCGGTCGTCAGGGTGATGCCGGCTCCAGCCGCTTCTACCTGTCGCTGGAAGACAGCCTGATGCGTATTTTTGCCTCTGACCGGGTGAAAAACTTCATGAAGGCCCTGGGCATGCAGCCTGGCGAAGCGATCGAGCACCGCATGGTGACCAACGCCATCGAAAAGGCCCAGCGCAAGGTTGAAGGTCGTAACTTCGACATCCGCAAGCAATTGCTGGAGTTCGACGACGTCAACAACGAACAGCGTAAAGTGATCTATCACATGCGTAACACGTTGCTGGCCGCCGACAACATCGGTGAGACCATCGCCGACTTCCGCCAGGACGTACTCAACGCCACCGTTTCGGCGCACATTCCTCCGCAGTCGCTGCCTGAGCAGTGGGACGTTGCCGGTCTGGAAGCAGAATTGGAAAGCGGTTTCGGGGTGAAGCTGCCGATCCAGCAATGGCTCGACGAAGACGATCACCTGTACGAAGAGACCCTGCGCGAGAAGCTGATGCAAGAGCTGATCGCCGCCTACAACGAAAAAGAAGACCAGGCGGGCGCCGAAGCCCTGCGCACCTTCGAGAAGCAAATCGTGTTGCGCGTGCTGGACGACCTGTGGAAAGACCACCTGTCGACCATGGACCACCTGCGTCACGGTATCCACCTGCGTGGCTACGCCCAGAAGAACCCGAAGCAGGAATACAAGCGCGAGTCGTTCACGCTGTTCTCCGAGCTGCTGGATTCGATCAAGCGCGACTCGATCCGGGTCTTGTCCCACGTTCAGGTACGCCGCGAAGATCCGATCGAAGAAGAGCAACGCCTGCGTCAGGAAGCCGAGGCGCTGGCCGCCCGCATGCAGTTCCTGCACGACGAAGCGCCTGGCCTGGAGCAACCGGAGCTGTTGGGTGAAGAAGTCGATGTGGCCCTCGCCACCGCGCCGGTACGCAACGAGCAGAAGCTGGGCCGCAACGAGCTGTGCTACTGCGGTTCGGGCAAGAAGTTCAAGCATTGCCACGGGCAGATCCAGTAA